A section of the Thermotoga caldifontis AZM44c09 genome encodes:
- a CDS encoding ABC transporter permease: MNKKRNGFFRELFRSFEGTVGFVILCVMVFCAVFAPLIAPYDPYDITQRSRRLQPPSYKHIFGTDWYGVDIFSQIVYGARTSLTVGALTALGVSVMGGLLGVIAATFGKGIDAVIMRTVDFVMVLPGLPIMIMIMTYLGSSFWTLVFVLIVFGWAGVSRVVRAIVLSEKRRGYVEAAICAGASKWYILKRHLLPASYPVLVVNAAFSAAGAMLAEAGLSFLGFSDPRVVSWGKMLSLARTCNALVLGAWWWVVFPGFAIFLASFSIMSLGVAVERILNPKISNRRE, translated from the coding sequence ATGAACAAAAAGAGAAATGGCTTCTTCCGAGAACTGTTTCGATCTTTCGAAGGCACTGTTGGATTCGTGATACTCTGTGTGATGGTTTTCTGTGCCGTATTCGCTCCTTTGATAGCTCCTTACGATCCTTACGACATCACTCAAAGAAGCCGAAGGCTGCAACCCCCTTCTTATAAGCACATCTTCGGTACAGACTGGTACGGCGTCGACATATTCAGTCAGATCGTCTACGGAGCCAGAACGTCGTTGACTGTGGGAGCGTTGACGGCACTGGGTGTGAGTGTAATGGGAGGCTTGCTCGGCGTGATTGCGGCGACATTTGGAAAAGGAATCGATGCCGTGATAATGAGAACGGTCGACTTCGTGATGGTACTTCCAGGATTGCCCATCATGATCATGATCATGACGTACTTAGGCAGTAGTTTTTGGACGCTCGTTTTCGTGCTGATAGTTTTTGGCTGGGCAGGCGTTTCAAGGGTTGTTCGGGCGATAGTGCTGTCGGAGAAGAGGAGAGGCTACGTTGAGGCTGCCATATGTGCTGGGGCGAGCAAGTGGTACATTTTGAAAAGGCATTTGCTACCAGCATCGTACCCAGTACTCGTTGTGAACGCCGCCTTTTCGGCCGCCGGTGCCATGCTCGCGGAGGCGGGATTGTCTTTCTTGGGTTTTTCAGACCCGCGAGTCGTTTCGTGGGGTAAGATGCTGAGTCTGGCAAGAACGTGCAACGCGCTGGTGCTCGGTGCTTGGTGGTGGGTTGTGTTTCCTGGTTTTGCGATTTTCCTCGCTTCCTTTTCCATCATGTCCTTGGGTGTAGCTGTTGAGAGGATATTGAATCCCAAGATTTCGAACAGGAGGGAATAA
- a CDS encoding ABC transporter permease, giving the protein MSFSYLVKRAIQMLVTIVLALTVSFVLIRALPGDPAERFYGDPRIPEEVKQEIKAAFGLDKPVLIQYVIFLKQFLKGDLGVSYTYNRRVVGVVMERLPWTLLLTAVPTILGMIASLRLGVYIGTKRNSFVDRLVRYVAFALHSVPTFWFALLLVLLFSFKLGWFPLQGMIDPTAKGFSSFLSLLRHAFLPWLVIFVVNVPGFAMYVRNMVISILNEEFVLTAKAKGLSDRQIRRKHILRNALGPLFSMLTLRIAGMLGGAVLIETIFSWKGMGLLVLEASRNSDYPLLQATVIITIVSVIVANFLADVLQALFDPRVRYE; this is encoded by the coding sequence ATGAGCTTTTCGTACCTCGTCAAGAGGGCAATCCAAATGCTCGTAACCATCGTTTTGGCACTCACCGTGAGCTTTGTTCTCATAAGGGCTCTGCCGGGGGATCCGGCAGAGCGTTTTTACGGTGATCCGAGGATTCCGGAGGAGGTGAAGCAGGAGATAAAAGCTGCGTTCGGCCTGGACAAGCCCGTCCTGATACAGTACGTCATATTTTTGAAACAATTCCTCAAAGGGGACCTTGGGGTTTCTTACACCTACAACAGGCGTGTGGTTGGCGTCGTCATGGAAAGACTTCCCTGGACCCTTCTGCTCACCGCGGTTCCAACCATTTTAGGAATGATCGCTTCACTGAGACTCGGTGTGTACATTGGGACAAAAAGGAACTCGTTCGTTGACAGACTGGTACGTTATGTTGCGTTCGCACTCCATTCCGTTCCAACATTCTGGTTTGCGCTCTTGCTCGTACTGCTGTTCTCTTTCAAACTTGGCTGGTTCCCACTCCAGGGTATGATCGATCCAACCGCGAAAGGCTTCTCAAGCTTTTTGAGTCTCCTGAGGCACGCGTTCTTACCGTGGTTGGTCATATTCGTGGTGAACGTACCAGGCTTCGCCATGTACGTGCGAAACATGGTCATCTCAATTCTGAACGAGGAGTTCGTCCTCACGGCGAAAGCCAAGGGTCTGAGCGACAGGCAGATAAGAAGGAAACACATTCTCAGGAACGCGCTCGGTCCCCTCTTTTCCATGCTCACGTTACGCATCGCCGGGATGCTTGGAGGTGCCGTACTCATCGAAACCATTTTCTCGTGGAAGGGTATGGGTCTGCTCGTGTTGGAGGCCTCGAGAAATTCCGATTATCCACTGTTGCAGGCAACAGTTATCATAACGATCGTCTCTGTGATAGTGGCGAACTTCTTGGCGGACGTGTTGCAAGCCCTCTTCGATCCAAGGGTGAGGTACGAATGA
- a CDS encoding ABC transporter substrate-binding protein: MRRFWVLLFVSAFVLVFAAKLNVAVLGDVRSLNPFLVKSSAERIVVGYLYETLLAERAGQIVGALAEDFQVDFSNNSLILKLKERKFHDGSPVTADDVVFSFNYVLQKRLPLGPILAYFTGAEKIDEKTVRLKFRTMNVSMLSFAPMAIPIIPRSIWEKIDKPLEFPNTEKPIGSGVLAFEKLTPQSVVMKFFEDHPDAPKQLDGMVFHIVQDETMGFLGLVKGDYDYLFWNLDPELAQQVMDNPKKYPDVKVALIEGGVVNVILFNHRKTPMNDVNFRKAILYALNYQELVEKVYNGLADVASLGLIPKRAKGVFDETVGCVQQNVSMAKEFLKKCDYDGRKLTLLVSSDRKAMDMAEYIKLYLKNVGIQVELDVQGPEGLTTKLKKADFDLALYSYSLGSHPEMVFYHLHSSRGEMKDGQVVGFNYGGVNIPELNAALESIWMAFSERDRVDAFVRLQRLFAELVPVVPLLVPVDIEAYSTKNFTGWVVLPGEGVMNAETFKSLKPVR; the protein is encoded by the coding sequence ATGAGGAGATTCTGGGTTCTTCTGTTCGTATCAGCGTTCGTACTCGTCTTCGCGGCTAAATTGAATGTCGCGGTGCTGGGAGATGTCAGGTCGCTGAACCCGTTTTTAGTGAAGTCTTCGGCCGAGAGGATCGTTGTTGGCTATCTCTACGAAACGTTGCTCGCAGAACGTGCTGGACAGATTGTCGGAGCCTTGGCGGAAGATTTTCAGGTTGATTTTTCGAACAACAGTTTGATATTGAAGCTGAAGGAGCGAAAATTCCACGACGGTTCGCCCGTAACTGCAGATGACGTTGTCTTTTCTTTCAATTACGTACTGCAAAAGAGGTTACCGCTCGGTCCAATTCTGGCGTACTTCACGGGAGCCGAGAAAATAGACGAAAAGACCGTGAGATTGAAATTCAGAACGATGAACGTATCGATGCTTTCTTTTGCACCCATGGCGATCCCGATCATTCCAAGGTCCATCTGGGAAAAAATAGACAAACCTCTGGAATTTCCAAACACCGAAAAACCCATAGGGAGTGGTGTGCTCGCGTTCGAAAAGTTGACCCCGCAGAGCGTTGTCATGAAGTTCTTCGAAGATCATCCCGACGCCCCGAAGCAACTGGATGGCATGGTGTTCCACATAGTTCAGGACGAGACGATGGGATTCTTAGGCTTGGTCAAGGGTGACTATGACTATCTCTTCTGGAACCTCGACCCGGAACTCGCCCAGCAGGTGATGGATAATCCTAAAAAGTATCCAGACGTGAAGGTTGCACTCATTGAAGGTGGAGTCGTGAACGTGATTCTTTTCAACCACAGAAAAACGCCCATGAACGATGTAAACTTTAGAAAGGCCATTCTCTACGCGCTGAATTACCAGGAACTCGTGGAGAAGGTCTACAATGGTCTTGCGGATGTGGCCTCACTCGGTTTGATCCCGAAGAGGGCAAAAGGTGTTTTCGACGAGACGGTGGGTTGCGTCCAGCAAAACGTTTCTATGGCGAAAGAATTCCTGAAGAAGTGCGATTACGACGGCAGAAAACTGACTCTATTGGTATCTTCTGATCGAAAAGCCATGGACATGGCAGAGTACATAAAACTCTATCTGAAGAACGTTGGAATACAGGTTGAACTCGACGTTCAGGGTCCAGAAGGTTTGACAACAAAACTCAAGAAGGCTGACTTCGATCTCGCGCTGTATTCTTACAGCCTCGGAAGCCATCCGGAAATGGTGTTCTACCATCTGCATTCCTCAAGGGGTGAAATGAAGGATGGTCAGGTCGTCGGGTTCAACTACGGCGGTGTCAATATTCCGGAGTTGAATGCGGCACTCGAATCGATATGGATGGCGTTTTCGGAAAGAGACCGCGTGGATGCTTTCGTGAGACTGCAAAGACTTTTCGCGGAACTCGTTCCGGTTGTGCCCCTTCTCGTGCCTGTGGACATCGAAGCGTACAGCACGAAGAATTTCACAGGGTGGGTCGTGTTACCTGGCGAGGGCGTGATGAACGCAGAAACGTTCAAATCCTTGAAACCGGTAAGGTGA
- a CDS encoding OsmC family protein, whose product MQTEWLGKMAFLAHTDSGRQVLMDSRKDHGGLSAGPSPMELVLAALTGCTGMDVVSILAKMKVLDEVESFRMEVSAERAQDHPKIYTKIHLKYIFKFKNQPFKEQVEKAVQLSQEKYCSVAGMLKKAAELTYEIVYE is encoded by the coding sequence TTGCAAACCGAATGGCTTGGAAAGATGGCTTTTTTGGCTCACACAGATTCTGGAAGGCAGGTGTTGATGGACAGCAGGAAGGACCACGGTGGACTTTCCGCAGGACCGAGTCCCATGGAACTGGTGCTCGCAGCGCTCACAGGCTGCACAGGTATGGACGTTGTCTCTATCCTGGCGAAGATGAAGGTGCTGGACGAAGTTGAGAGCTTCAGGATGGAAGTTTCCGCCGAGCGGGCGCAGGACCATCCGAAGATATACACCAAGATCCACCTCAAGTACATCTTCAAATTCAAGAACCAACCCTTCAAAGAGCAGGTCGAAAAGGCCGTCCAGCTGTCCCAGGAAAAGTACTGTAGCGTCGCTGGGATGTTGAAGAAAGCAGCCGAACTCACGTACGAGATCGTTTACGAGTAG
- a CDS encoding macro domain-containing protein yields the protein MLLKSFILNDTTIEIVQDDITKQDTEAIVNAANSHLKHGGGVAAAIVRAGGEQIQKESDDYVKKHGPLAVSEVAVTGAGKLKAKYVLHVVGPRWGEGNEHEKLYRAVRNVLEKADELQLSSISIPAVSSGIFSFPKDQCAEVFFKAITNFLKEHPNTTLKTIRLCNIDEETSRIFLSVFEKNWR from the coding sequence ATGCTCCTGAAAAGTTTCATCCTGAACGACACAACCATCGAGATCGTTCAGGACGACATAACGAAACAGGATACAGAAGCAATCGTGAACGCTGCCAATTCTCATTTGAAACACGGCGGAGGTGTGGCAGCAGCCATCGTGCGTGCAGGTGGGGAACAGATTCAGAAAGAAAGCGATGATTATGTGAAAAAACATGGGCCTCTGGCGGTTTCCGAAGTTGCAGTGACTGGCGCTGGAAAGTTGAAAGCGAAGTACGTGCTTCACGTCGTTGGACCTCGCTGGGGTGAAGGAAACGAACATGAAAAACTTTACAGGGCGGTTCGAAACGTCCTGGAGAAGGCCGACGAGTTGCAACTAAGTTCGATAAGCATCCCTGCAGTGAGTAGCGGTATCTTCAGTTTTCCGAAAGACCAGTGTGCCGAGGTTTTCTTCAAGGCTATAACGAATTTTCTCAAAGAACATCCCAACACCACATTGAAGACCATCAGGCTCTGCAACATAGATGAAGAAACCAGCAGAATCTTTCTCTCTGTTTTCGAGAAGAACTGGAGGTGA
- a CDS encoding DUF1844 domain-containing protein, with product MQEEEKPMKLSMEELIILFFNTIAARCWARLGLTRDEYGELRQDLREARLGIDVLDAVLRVMEDELDEDMKRELEGVVANLKLNYVNQYNKTKEAKT from the coding sequence GTGCAGGAAGAAGAAAAGCCCATGAAGCTTTCGATGGAAGAGCTCATAATTCTTTTTTTCAACACGATCGCCGCACGGTGCTGGGCGAGGCTCGGTCTCACGAGGGATGAGTACGGTGAACTGAGACAGGACCTGAGAGAGGCGAGGTTGGGCATCGACGTGCTCGATGCGGTGCTCAGGGTGATGGAGGACGAGCTGGACGAAGACATGAAAAGAGAGCTTGAGGGTGTGGTGGCGAACCTGAAGCTTAACTACGTCAATCAATACAACAAAACGAAAGAGGCGAAAACATGA
- the ychF gene encoding redox-regulated ATPase YchF has product MKKAGIVGLPNSGKSTLFNALTNQNVPAEKYPFCTIEPNVGILVVEDERLTRLAQMEGSKDQIHPFFHIIDIAGLVKGASRGEGLGNQFLDHISKVDMIFHVVRCFKIDDVSHPMGSVDPARDIEIVEIELILKDLETVNKRIEKIAKQARTGEESARFELHFLERLKAHLESGKPARILSRNEQEQAILDSLFLLSEKPAIYVANVDEWGLGQGLDKIVEKMARERSSESITVNAQIESEARELSPEEARELLLAYGFDTNLKKRFLEHIKRALKLICFLTATKNEARSWLVPEGITAYEAAGLIHSDIQKGFIKAEVIPFEQILQFSSFKEAREAGAVKSHGKDYVIREGDVVHFLFHA; this is encoded by the coding sequence ATGAAAAAAGCGGGCATCGTGGGACTTCCAAACAGCGGTAAGTCTACACTCTTCAACGCGCTCACGAACCAGAACGTTCCCGCGGAGAAGTATCCTTTCTGCACGATAGAACCGAACGTAGGAATTTTGGTCGTCGAAGACGAACGTTTGACCAGACTCGCACAGATGGAAGGCTCCAAAGATCAGATCCATCCTTTCTTCCACATCATCGACATCGCAGGATTGGTGAAAGGAGCGAGTAGAGGAGAAGGTCTTGGAAATCAGTTTCTCGATCACATAAGCAAGGTGGATATGATTTTCCACGTGGTAAGGTGTTTCAAGATAGACGACGTCTCACATCCCATGGGCAGCGTGGATCCCGCCAGAGACATAGAGATCGTCGAGATCGAGCTTATACTGAAAGATCTTGAGACTGTGAACAAGAGGATCGAAAAGATCGCCAAGCAGGCAAGAACGGGGGAAGAGTCTGCTCGTTTCGAGCTCCATTTCCTCGAGCGTCTCAAGGCGCACCTCGAATCTGGAAAGCCCGCAAGAATCTTGTCGAGGAACGAACAGGAGCAAGCGATCCTCGACTCGCTGTTCCTACTTTCGGAGAAACCTGCTATCTACGTTGCAAACGTGGACGAATGGGGATTAGGTCAGGGACTGGACAAAATCGTTGAAAAGATGGCGAGGGAGAGATCGTCCGAATCCATCACAGTGAACGCACAGATAGAATCCGAAGCGAGAGAACTTTCTCCAGAGGAAGCACGTGAACTGTTGCTCGCATACGGGTTCGACACGAACCTCAAAAAGCGGTTCCTCGAACACATAAAGCGCGCATTGAAGTTGATCTGTTTCCTAACGGCCACGAAGAACGAAGCAAGGAGCTGGCTGGTTCCCGAAGGAATCACGGCGTACGAAGCTGCTGGCCTGATACACTCAGACATACAGAAGGGTTTCATAAAGGCCGAAGTGATTCCATTCGAGCAGATTTTGCAGTTTTCCTCCTTCAAGGAAGCGCGCGAGGCGGGGGCTGTGAAGTCTCATGGGAAAGACTACGTGATCAGGGAGGGAGACGTTGTACATTTTCTCTTCCATGCTTGA
- a CDS encoding divergent PAP2 family protein, which produces MYIFSSMLDLFKNTPLVATVLSFLVAQLIKIVTHRNLRAFKRYGGMPSGHAAAMSGLAFTLGRCLGYSSPITAIAIALLMVVVSDAVNLRPYVREDLGHTWLEAFAGIAVGFVVSHLLPARIPLW; this is translated from the coding sequence TTGTACATTTTCTCTTCCATGCTTGATCTTTTCAAGAATACACCCCTTGTTGCCACGGTGCTCTCGTTCCTGGTCGCTCAGCTGATAAAGATCGTCACTCACCGGAATCTCAGGGCCTTCAAGAGGTACGGTGGAATGCCTTCGGGGCATGCGGCAGCGATGTCTGGCCTCGCGTTCACACTCGGTAGATGTTTGGGGTACTCTTCCCCCATAACGGCCATCGCCATCGCTCTGTTGATGGTGGTGGTCTCGGATGCGGTTAACTTGAGGCCATACGTGAGAGAAGATCTCGGACACACGTGGCTGGAGGCGTTCGCCGGAATTGCGGTTGGTTTCGTGGTTTCACATCTTCTCCCAGCGAGGATTCCACTCTGGTGA
- a CDS encoding YifB family Mg chelatase-like AAA ATPase, protein MPAKLLSATLVGLNVFPIEVEVDIDRKSVIHDVDIVGLGDTAVKESKKRIKSALKNSGFDFPHGRIVVNLAPADLKKEGSLLDLPIALGVLQACGHLNKFDFLCVGELSLDGHIRRVKGVLTILVQLSKDGFSKPIVVPKENEAEAKMVKNLNVYCFEHIKQVVEFANGLVKYEPVKFEGLPPFSYDEELDFADVKGQTMAKRALEIAAAGAHNVLMKGSPGAGKTMLARRISTILPPLSDEEAIDVLTIYSAIGQADMKKLTRPFRAPHHTASTVAIIGGGNDARPGEISLAHNGVLFLDEFPEFRRDVIEALRQPMEEGFVTVARAKATVVYPARFMLIAAMNPCPCGNYGDPKAVCNCSPYDIVKYNKKISGPILDRIDILVQLPRLEPEEYFSKNSSERSEKIRERVMRAREIQKKRYREVNISTNSQLNSKLMKKFIQLDEKTEELLKLTVSRYNLSARSIDKILKVARTIADLEGSQNLNYRHVAEAIQYKLQID, encoded by the coding sequence ATGCCTGCAAAACTCCTTTCTGCAACGCTCGTGGGATTGAACGTGTTCCCAATCGAAGTGGAAGTCGACATCGACAGAAAAAGCGTGATACACGATGTGGACATAGTCGGTCTGGGTGACACAGCCGTCAAAGAGAGCAAGAAAAGAATAAAGAGCGCACTGAAGAACTCTGGCTTCGATTTTCCCCATGGCAGGATCGTGGTGAACCTTGCACCCGCAGATCTGAAAAAAGAAGGTTCCCTGCTCGACCTTCCGATCGCCTTAGGTGTACTGCAGGCGTGCGGTCATCTGAACAAATTCGATTTTCTCTGTGTCGGTGAGCTCTCACTCGATGGGCACATCAGAAGGGTCAAGGGTGTGCTGACCATCCTCGTGCAGCTCTCGAAAGATGGTTTTTCCAAGCCGATCGTCGTACCGAAGGAAAACGAAGCCGAGGCCAAGATGGTGAAAAACTTGAACGTGTATTGCTTCGAACACATCAAGCAGGTCGTGGAGTTCGCGAACGGTCTTGTGAAGTACGAACCTGTGAAGTTCGAAGGACTTCCGCCTTTCTCTTACGACGAAGAACTCGACTTCGCCGACGTGAAGGGCCAAACCATGGCTAAACGAGCTCTCGAGATCGCAGCTGCAGGTGCACACAACGTTCTCATGAAGGGCAGTCCGGGTGCGGGAAAGACAATGCTCGCAAGACGAATAAGCACGATCTTGCCACCGCTCTCCGATGAGGAAGCCATAGATGTGCTCACGATCTACAGCGCGATCGGCCAGGCCGATATGAAAAAGCTCACGCGACCTTTCCGCGCGCCGCACCACACAGCTTCGACGGTGGCCATAATAGGTGGTGGGAACGACGCGAGGCCTGGCGAGATAAGCTTGGCACACAACGGTGTCCTTTTTCTGGACGAATTTCCCGAGTTCCGCCGTGACGTGATAGAGGCGCTCAGACAACCCATGGAAGAAGGTTTTGTGACCGTGGCCAGAGCCAAAGCGACGGTCGTGTATCCTGCGCGGTTCATGCTCATCGCGGCGATGAACCCCTGTCCCTGCGGAAATTATGGCGATCCGAAGGCGGTGTGCAATTGCTCACCGTACGACATCGTCAAATACAACAAGAAGATCTCCGGTCCCATCTTGGACAGGATAGACATATTGGTTCAACTTCCAAGGCTCGAACCGGAAGAGTACTTCTCCAAGAACTCGTCAGAGAGGAGTGAAAAGATAAGAGAAAGGGTGATGAGAGCCCGTGAGATCCAAAAGAAGAGATACAGAGAAGTCAACATCTCAACGAATTCTCAGCTGAACTCGAAACTGATGAAAAAGTTCATCCAGCTCGACGAGAAGACCGAGGAACTCTTGAAACTCACAGTATCGAGGTACAACCTCTCCGCAAGATCTATCGACAAAATATTGAAAGTCGCACGAACCATAGCGGACCTCGAAGGATCACAGAACCTGAATTACAGACACGTTGCCGAGGCGATCCAGTACAAACTCCAGATAGACTGA
- a CDS encoding flavodoxin family protein, giving the protein MEWAIVYFTRTGNCERIATKLSEMTGYPAIRLVDDVNWSGFLGFIKAGFYALTGKRTRIRLEGKLDAERIVLVTPIWAGFITPAARSFLDHFDPSKILLVTVSEVTTPEDVHRSLKRKYNLLGVHGFTRKTNEDETIKRLAETLQKL; this is encoded by the coding sequence ATGGAATGGGCGATCGTCTATTTCACACGTACTGGCAACTGCGAACGCATCGCCACAAAGCTCTCCGAAATGACAGGTTATCCGGCAATCAGGCTGGTCGATGATGTCAACTGGTCAGGTTTTCTTGGATTCATCAAGGCAGGTTTCTATGCTCTGACGGGAAAACGAACCAGGATAAGGCTCGAGGGTAAACTCGATGCGGAACGCATCGTTTTGGTCACACCCATCTGGGCCGGTTTCATCACGCCCGCTGCGAGGTCCTTTCTGGACCACTTCGATCCATCCAAGATTTTACTCGTCACCGTGTCTGAGGTGACCACACCGGAGGACGTGCACAGATCACTGAAGCGGAAATACAACCTTCTGGGGGTTCACGGATTCACACGCAAGACCAACGAGGACGAAACGATAAAGCGTTTGGCTGAAACGTTGCAGAAACTTTGA